GTTGTGGAGTTTTTAAACGTTGAACAGTTTGGATGTTAAATTGGAACGAATCAGTGTATTGATAGCTTAACTTTTTATTTCCTTTGAGATTATAAAGATGATTACATCTATTAATTACTAACTAATTCTTTCAAAAATGACAAACAATGAAAAGTCGACCCACTATCGACTCTCTACACGTATAGAGAGGTTAATTTTATTTTTTTTACTTATTTCTATTTTTTTATTTCAAGAAGGGTATGCTCAATGTCTAGTCCTGAAATATGGCTACAGGTTAAAATTTAATTTAGGCTGATAATTTATATACCATATTTGGTGTTTTAAAGTCTAAAGATAAGTGTAATCTTATTTCATTATATAAATTAATTGCATTTTTTGTAGCTCTTTTGGCGTGTGCTACATTAGTAAAGGTCTGGTCTAAATAAAATTCATCTTTTAAAATACCATTTACACGCTCGGCCATTGCATTTTCATAACAATGGTTTTCTTCAGTCATACTAATGTTTATTTTTTTTCTTTTAAGTATTTGGGTGTATACATTACTGCAATATTGTATTCCTCTATCCGAATGATGTATTAATCCATCAATATTTTTAGCTTGGTATATCGCTTTATTAAGAGCTCTTATACAACCTTTTAATTCTAGGCTATCACTCAGGTCATATCCTACAATTTTACGCGAATGCATGTCTGTTATTAGTGCTAGATAACAAAACCCTTTTACGGTTCTGATATAGGTGATGTCAGATACCCAAACTTGATTAGGTCTATTAACTTCAATATTTTTTATGATATTGTTATACTTATAAAACCGATGATAAGAGTTCGTTGTTCTACAACTGTATTTCTTTCTAAGAGTTAACATTTGATGTTCTCTAAGGACATTAAACAAGGTGTCTCTACCCACTTTTAGTTTCTCTTTATCAAAGTCTTTCTTCAACGATTTCATGAGTTTACGCACCCCTTCTCTAGGTAAGGACTTACGTCTTTTTTTAACGATTTCAATGATCTGATTTTTAAATATATGTCTTTGTTTATACCTGTTACGGTATTTATAAAAGGCATCACGTTTTAAATCAAAACAATTGCAAATGTTAGCAATAGATGTAAGTCCCTTGTCTTTAGATACAGCTAATATTAAAGCTAGATGTTTAGTTTTTTTTTAAGTTCTAAAACATTCTTATAGCCTAGTTTTTGAGCGGCTACTTCCAAGTAAGACTCATTTACCAGCTCATCTAAATCCTTTTTCAAGACTAGTTTTTTAAGTTGTTCAATCTCTTTTTGGAGTGCTTTAATTCGTGTTATCTCATCTTTGGTTTCTACCATAACTCTAGTGTTCATTAAGTCATTACGTTCGTACTTTCTGATCCATTCATTGATGGTTGTAGGTGCAATACTGTAGAGTTTTCCTAATTGACTCTTTGTGTATTTACCAGTACTAAGTTCGGCTAAAATTTTTAATTTAAAAGGTTCACTGTAACGTCTAGTTACTCTGTCATTTTTATACATATACTTATTGATTTATGTATACATATTTCAGGACGGGTCACAAAATGAGCATACGGTCACCGGTGTAGTTACTTCTGCTTCAGATGGAGAGCCACTACCTGGTGTGACAATTATTATAAAGGGCACACAGTCTGGTACTACTACTGATTTTAATGGTAATTATAGTATTTCAGCGCCATCTGATGGGGTGCTCATATTTAGTTTTATAGGTTTCAAAATTGATGAAGTACCCATTGACGGACAAACGACATTGGATAGGGTAATGACAGAAGATGCTTCAGCTTTAGATCAAGTTGTTGTCACTGGATATTCTACACAAACGAAAAAGTCAATTACAGGTGCAGTTATATCCGTAACCGCTGAAGACATTGAAAATGTACATGCAGGAGCAACTGTTAGTTCTGGTTTAGCAGGGAAATTACCTGGAGTATCCTTTAAAATGGCTGA
The nucleotide sequence above comes from Aureibaculum algae. Encoded proteins:
- a CDS encoding IS3 family transposase, which produces MLAVSKDKGLTSIANICNCFDLKRDAFYKYRNRYKQRHIFKNQIIEIVKKRRKSLPREGVRKLMKSLKKDFDKEKLKVGRDTLFNVLREHQMLTLRKKYSCRTTNSYHRFYKYNNIIKNIEVNRPNQVWVSDITYIRTVKGFCYLALITDMHSRKIVGYDLSDSLELKGCIRALNKAIYQAKNIDGLIHHSDRGIQYCSNVYTQILKRKKINISMTEENHCYENAMAERVNGILKDEFYLDQTFTNVAHAKRATKNAINLYNEIRLHLSLDFKTPNMVYKLSA
- a CDS encoding transposase; amino-acid sequence: MYKNDRVTRRYSEPFKLKILAELSTGKYTKSQLGKLYSIAPTTINEWIRKYERNDLMNTRVMVETKDEITRIKALQKEIEQLKKLVLKKDLDELVNESYLEVAAQKLGYKNVLELKKKLNI